TTACGTGCCAATCCACAGAAAGAAGTCCTCTTAGAGGCTCATCTTACATATGATGGAATTTGGAGGAAGGATAACTCCTTCAACTAGGCTTTTTGGGCTGTATGTGAAGGAATCGTTATATAAATTATATTCTTCAAAGACAGAGTGACAGATTAATTCTGAGGTTTTATTCTTTTCCAACAAAGTATGCAAAGCATCAATATCAACATCtgagtttgttgtttttttttaattttaacaccTAATACAATTCCAATTTAAAGGATTACTtgcacaaaaaaataaacacatttggtATAAAAAATTTATCACTTTAACACCCTTTTTCTTATGATCTGCACCCTGTTCGGTGCAGAGACATATAAAGACTAATGGCACAAATTTGTTTTTACTCTACAGGAGTTTGTTTTTATGTACCCAAGTACTCTAGAGGACACCAGCCCGCTTTATACAAGAACCATTTTCTTCAGCCTGCTGAATTTAGTTTCACAAAGAAACAAAGCTATAAAGGCATTATAAAAACAACTGCCTTATATTCTTTTTAGATACACTGACTTTTTGCACCATTTATATACATACTGTTATATAACAGCTCTTGAGTACAGTACATGCAGCAGAATATGCCTGTTGAAtataaaacatacatttaaaatcttctcctgttagaattctttgaagacTGAATTATTGTAGAATGCCCACTGCTCTGAGAAAATGGTTTGAGAGTACAAATGTCTGCATATGTTGGCCACTGGAAGAATCCAAGGCTAACTGGAATAATATTTATAGCACATCAGTAGTGCATAAATAATTTACTTACAATATTAAAACACAACTAGCAAAACTAATAGTTCAAGATCTTATGATTGCTATATTAATCCTTCTTTAAGTGGTTGCAAAATGTGATTTGTTAAAGTCCTCTATAAAATCTTTAGGATGTCATTTGTTTTCCAAATGAAGAAACTTATTTATGTCTACTGCCTCTTCTCTTCATTGCAGCAGTACACTGTGGACAGTACCATTTCCCCTTTGGTGCCTCTGTCAATCCGACACAGCCATAATGGAACCACTCTATTGGGCACTATAAAACAAATATACAGAGAAAGTTTTATTGCACCTGTGGCAAGAAATGGATATTATGAAGTATGAAAATGGAATCAGCAAAATGACATCCTGTCCTCCACATAAAGTTACTAGCGACAATAAGAAGGGCAAAAACAAGAGAGATGAATGAAAAAACTTCACTTCCTATAATAAGTACAGAAGATGATAGAAAATTTGAACCATCAAACCTGGACCCATGCACCAAGAAAGGTAAAAATTTAAACCATGCTTCGAAAGTGCATTTTAAACAATCAAGCTCCATGTTAAAGCATGGTTGAAATCATATGATTTATCATCTTTTATAAAGGTCTGGGGAGTAAATGAGCTATcttagctttaaaaacaaatagttgAACTTGGATAGCCCACATGACATCAACAAGTAAAATAGCACTACGCTAGAATGATATAAGGTGAGTTGTTTAAATACGTAGAATCTAACAACTCCTAAGAGGAACTAAtacaaaaacacagtaaaaaaaagatttaacagTGACTGAACTAGCATACACATTTACTgatattatacatttaaaaaaacaagcacatTGAATTTCTACTTATGTCTGATGCTATGTCCACGTGGCCGTGCAGTTCGGACTATAAACTGCAGTGTAAACTAGcatgctgtgctgtaactccactATGTGGATACTCCGGGTGAGAACTAGAAGGTAtctagtttgcattaatgtagtcctctttaaacagcactacattaacaTGAACTGGTACCTCTTACTTCATGCCTGTGGCATCCACATGGGAGAGTTATAGTACAGCATGCTATGCAATTCACAACCCTGAAGTCCAAATTGCAGGCCATGTAGACTATCCTTTACATTGTGATCAAACATCTCGTTCACATTGCTTTTATATTACCTCTGAATTTGCACTATTACCTCTGAATTTGCACTATTACCTGCCCCAATTTCTACTGTGCTAATCTCTtgattttgctttatttattctTGAACCTCTGAGCTCTCTGGTTGTCACTTGTGTTAAGTGTCAGAATGCTCAATGACACAGTGGAGCAGCATGAAATACAAGTGGTAGCAAGAGTTAAGTAGCCAAGTGTGCAATCTCTCCATTCACACACAAAGCTGCTTACCAAACTTCTACAGGACCAACGAGCAAACCATGGAGAACATGAGCCAGATGGAATGCAGACTAGAACTTGCGTTCTGGTCACTGGCTGCTACAAGTTCAATCACAAGTGCCTTTCAAGAAGTTTTGCAGGTTCTTCCTCTCCCGcatccaatttttttcttttccaaaacagATTCTTGAAAAATTACTGAGAGTTttatcagttttcattttaaactgaaaactggAATATACAAGTTGTTTTagccagagggaaaaaaataataaaaactactTCCAGTGCATGTTCACTGGGCTatcttagaaaacaaaacaaattctcaTCCCCCAAGTCTTTAGCATTTTGCTACTTACATCTTGGTTATCGCAGCCCACCATTTCACCATAGGACACCTAGTTCAAGGATAAAATTCAAACTATTAATATAGTAAATAATCAGCCTCTTCAATTACTGAATAATTCTATGGCAGTTTTCCTATACAAGTTCTGTAATAAACAACAACAAGATACTGACAACCTATATGTTGcaatgacatttattttcaacCTTAGattatttaaaagagaaataaatatttgagTCCAATTTGCTTGTCTTTATGCAAAAAGACAGTGAAATTTATgcatgtctcaagttggacatgaAGGGCCAGCACTCAGTGCTTAGTGCTTCTAACATCTGCCTGAAACCTCAATAACGTCCATTCCACATTTGTTTATGATCAGTTTCCACTGTCAGAGTCAAGAATTTCAAACAGTACCAAATGgcacacttgtttaaaaaaaacaaaacaaaacacaaacaccaATAGAAACACaaccaaatgttttcatttgaatTTATAAAATTTTAGATGCACAACTATTAATCTTAAGTTGTACAAAAACTCACTTCTCTGAAATACAAATATGTTTGGACCATTTTCCCAGTTCTACCTCCCcaaccttccctcttattttaAGTAATAATGGACTTCGCAAATCTTGTAGAAATCAtccaaaaatctgaaaacaaaactgATCAAATATAAGGAAAATTTACCTGCACAAATTGCTTAATATTCCTAACTAGTAAACAAAGTGTGTTTAAACAAGTTCAGCATGTAAAATTAAGTGCATCCCTATAAAAAAGGGGGATGTGTGCCTTGTAAAAAGGCAGCTTGACCAAGTTTTTGATGTAGCCATTAGCAAAGCATCTAGAGAGCTTCACACATGAGAACAGTCACAGAATAAAGTCATTCAGTAGTCAGTTCCATTATTCATGTCACTTACAAGTGTATATTGACAGCATTCTAGCCCTGGAATTCTTAACTGTTTCAGAAGCATAAAAGAAAAATTCCCAGAAAGCTACCTATCCACAATATCTTCAGAACCCCATCAAAGTAGATGCCTACAGTGCCCATGGGGATGactaaaagcaactgaaaaaaaggGATAGGTTTTAAAATTTGGTCCTCGTATGCTTGAATATATCTGCCATTTCGAAGTACTACATGGCCATTACTAATTACCTAACGTCATTGTGATTtagtttatacttttttttttgacAACCTGAAGCAGGGGTAAACTAATATTGGCTATTCCAAATAAGCAGTACCTACATATCCTCAGTtgcactttgtttttattttaattatagtaTACAGTATGATTTTGGGCAACACAGAACAAATATGTATACATTGTACTTTTAAAATAACAACCAAACACACAAAGTGATACAAAGATCTGAACTGAGCTGAGACCCATCAATTAACTGAAACTATACAAGTTTCACACTTTACAAACTAACATTTATGGGCTGAAATGCTGAATTATAGTGAAGCAGCGCATCTGTTGAGAAGCTGCTGAGTTTAAGACTCGTATATACAGAGCACTTACCTGATTACAAATGCAGTAACGTGGCTCATTTGGATCATAGGTCCAATCAACTTGATTGTTAGAATCAGACTCTGGTATTGCTGCTGTTTGCTGAGATAGTTCCTGTGCTAAAGCAGACGACGAAGAACACGATGACAgagatgaagatgatgatgatgaggaggactGCTGGCTTGAAGACTTGTTGTTGTTtctgaaaaatgaataaatatactAAATACTTTCTGAAGTAAGACCTGTTCACTCTATTGCCAACTCAATGAAATATGAGGAAACAAGGCTCAGGAGAGTGCTGGAAAGAATCATTGATGAGGGGCCCACATGCTATAGTAATCAAGTATCATTCTCAAACAGATTGTATTCAGCAAGTACTGTGAGTTCAGATGGATATGTTGcttctctttgccagagaatAAGAGCAACTTTGTATTCTGGTATCCTTACAAGAAGGAGGCCAATTATTCCAACTGATGGAATTTAACGTGTTAAAGCTGCCAAAAACAACTGACTCATACTTCACAATCATTGCATCAATAGCCTTCATAGGTCAATGTAAACAATACACATTGTTAATACACAAGTAAccaatgaaataaatgggaatttgTATATACATTAATCTATATTGCACATGTAATCTGTAACAAACAGCTGTTTTTTGAATAGTCATCTTTACATCCATTCCCCTGAAATAAAACCGACATTCTACAACAAGCAGAAAAGCGAtctttgtaagctctttgaagatAAGAAAAGCTGTTACTTAAACTGAGAATTGTAAACTGAGCAGTACTTGTATGCTAACTCATTCCAAGGCACACCACAAAAAGAGAATTGCAatgtcaaaagaaaacaaatttagcAGAGAGCATGTTTAGGTACAAGTTAAACAGCCTGAACTACCAAGATCTCATTTTAACTCACCCATGATATGGTGAGTTAAAACCCCTGGTTCAATTCCCCCagctgcctgatgaggagaagggatttgaacatgggtttctcacctctcaggtgagttccctaaccactgaactGTAGAATCACTCTCACTCGCTCCCTGTCCaaatacttatttaaatatttataaaccgtggaacagcttcaacaggagagactgagaaaggcccacatcagaatgtcccatagtccagtgattagggtactcacTGGGCAGATGGCAAACATGTTCAAATCCATTCTCATCAAGCAGAGGGAGGAACTGAACTGGGGTCTCCTAAATCTCAGATGAATTCCCAAACCATTGGGCTAAATATTATAAAAGGGAAGTGCTACTCCTTctgccccccacatcctctgGTCGTTTTCCGTGGAGTTAGCTGTGCTTTGAGAATGCTCCACAGGTGAGATATGCCTATCTTCACCTGATTTAAGGATagcactggggcttaggcattATATAGGTGCCTGGGCAACTAAACTGAGGCATTGGGCACATGCACAGTGGCTGAAACTAGGCAGTTGAGAACTTCTAGTGAAAATTTAGGCATTTTAGGCATCTCCAGTGCTAAGCAGCAGCTGAACAGGGGTTTTGTCAGACGTGCCAAAATTTAGGTATCTAAGTCCTTTCTGGATCTGGGCCCTACATTTTAGTATTCTCCCCCCATTATCTGAACTGATGGATAACATGCTAAACACAGCTGAACAAAATAGAACATACTTGCTTTTTCGACCACTCCGTGAATCTGTGGTTGATGAACTTAATGTTTGTGTTAATGTAGATGCCAGAGCTGATGATGAATATCCAGTTGAGTCTCTGGATAATGAAAATTCTCTCCCAAGTTGAAAGTCATTGTTCTTAAAGGCTTCATAGCTGGCTTTTAAGCTGGAtgttcttcttccttccttcatcTAAAGGAAACACCGATATTAGAATAAGGGATACTATACAGGTCCTATAAGCCTATAGAAATCACCATGTTATGAATTACTAGctgtgcaaatattttatttaaatggtaGCTACTATCCAGTTTACATCATGGTACAAACAGCCTAATGAGAAAAAGCCCACACCAAACCCCCTTTTCCTGCAAGTCTTATGTCATGAAACCACAACATAAAGAGAAGTCAACTGAAAAAGTGATCATGAGAATTCAAGTAAAAAAAAAGCATAAGCCTTTCTCCACTGAATTGGATGGCAACTTCCTTAAGATATTTTATGGGGAGGTTGTTACCTGTGCTGTGGCTTGCACTGCTTGAGCTGCTGCCATGGTAATAGCACCAGCTCCAGATCCTGAAGATAATGAGCCCAGGTTATATGATGCCAGTGGCTGAGAAGAGTTTGCATTGTATGCATTGTTGGAAGAGGATGATGAATTACTGTTTCGACACCCTGGATGAACAAAACACTTTTATGAAATTTAAAGTGAAACTAAAAATTGCTTTACATTTAGTAAGCAGAAAAAGTTACATATAACAACCAAAGATTAGAAACTTCTCTTAACTTATAACAATGCTGCAGGAAGGACTGGTCATGGCACATTGCTTATTACTGCCATGCACAACAGCCAGTTTGATTTTCCATCTTTGTTTACCCCCTCACTGCATATCAGGATAATGTGGTCTTGTGGAAGGGATTGTGCCTCATGTCAATCCTCACTAATCTCTCCAGTTAAGAAGCAGCGGCTGCTCTGTAATCTGAGTCCAGTCCAGTCTTTTGGTTGCAATTTTGATGGCTACAGTACACATCCTCAAAAAAGTGCAATTTAATACTACTGTAACAACCATACCAttcttaaaagcaaaataaatcataTATCCAAGCAGCTAAGGACTAGAACTTTAACACAATACCTGGTTGCAGTtgtcatgtatcagaggggtagccgtgttagtctgaatctgtaaaaagcaacagagggtcctgtggcacctttgagactaacagaagtattgggagcataagctttcgtgggtaagaacctcacttcttcagatgcaagtNNNNNNNNNNNNNNNNNNNNNNNNNNNNNNNNNNNNNNNNNNNNNNNNNNNNNNNNNNNNNNNNNNNNNNNNNNNNNNNNNNNNNNNNNNNNNNNNNNNNNNNNNNNNNNNNNNNNNNNNNNNNNNNNNNNNNNNNNNNNNNNNNNNNNNNNNNNNNNNNNNNNNNNNNNNNNNNNNNNNNNNNNNNNNNNNNNNNNNNNNNNNNNNNNNNNNNNNNNNNNNNNNNNNNNNNNNNNNNNNNNNNNNNNNNNNNNNNNNNNNNNNNNNNNNNNNNNNNNNNNNNNNNNNNNNNNNNNNNNNNNNNNNNNNNNNNNNNNNNNNNNNNNNNNNNNNNNNNNNNNNNNNNNNNNNNNNNNNNNNNNNNNNNNNNNNNNNNNNNNNNNNNNNNNNNNNNNNNNNNNNNNNNNNNNNNNNNNNNNNNNNNNNNNNNNNNNNNNNNNNNNNNNNNNNNNNNNNNNNNNNNNNNNNNNNNNNNNNNNNNNNNNNNNNNNNNNNNNNNNNNNNNNNNNNNNNNNNNNNNNNNNNNNNNNNNNNNNNNNNNNNNNNNNNNNNNNNNNNNNNNNNNNNNNNNNNNNNNNNNNNNNNNNNNNNNNNNNNNNNNNNNNNNNNNNNNNNNNNNNNNNNNNNNNNNNNNNNNNNNNNNNNNNNNNNNNNNNNNNNNNNNNNNNNNNNNNNNNNNNNNNNNNNNNNNNNNNNNNNNNNNNNNNNNNNNNNNNNNNNNNNNNNNNNNNNNNNNNNNNNNNNNNNNNNNNNNNNNNNNNNNNNNNNNNNNNNNNNNNNNNNNNNNNNNNNNNNNNNNNNNNNNNNNNNNNNNNNNNNNNNNNNNNNNNNNNNNNNNNNNNNNNNNNNNNNNNNNNNNNNNNNNNNNNNNNNNNNNNNNNNNNNNNNNNNNNNNNNNNNNNNNNNNNNNNNNNNNNNNNNNNNNNNNNNNNNNNNNNNNNNNNNNNNNNNNNNNNNNNNNNNNNNNNNNNNNNNNNNNNNNNNNNNNNNNNNNNNNNNNNNNNNNNNNNNNNNNNNNNNNNNNNNNNNNNNNNNNNNNNNNNNNNNNNNNNNNNNNNNNNNNNNNNNNNNNNNNNNNNNNNNNNNNNNNNNNNNNNNNNNNNNNNNNNNNNNNNNNNNNNNNNNNNNNNNNNNNNNNNNNNNNNNNNNNNNNNNNNNNNNNNNNNNNNNNNNNNNNNNNNNNNNNNNNNNNNNNNNNNNNNNNNNNNNNNNNNNNNNNNNNNNNNNNNNNNNNNNNNNNNNNNNNNNNNNNNNNNNNNNNNNNNNNNNNNNNNNNNNNNNNNNNNNNNNNNNNNNNNNNNNNNNNNNNNNNNNNNNNNNNNNNNNNNNNNNNNNNNNNNNNNNNNNNNNNNNNNNNNNNNNNNNNNNNNNNNNNNNNNNNNNNNNNNNNNNNNNNNNNNNNNNNNNNNNNNNNNNNNNNNNNNNNNNNNNNNNNNNNNNNNNNNNNNNNNNNNNNNNNNNNNNNNNNNNNNNNNNNNNNNNNNNNNNNNNNNNNNNNNNNNNNNNNNNNNNNNNNNNNNNNNNNNNNNNNNNNNNNNNNNNNNNNNNNNNNNNNNNNNNNNNNNNNNNNNNNNNNNNNNNNNNNNNNNNNNNNNNNNNNNNNNNNNNNNNNNNNNNNNNNNNNNNNNNNNNNNNNNNNNNNNNNNNNNNNNNNNNNNNNNNNNNNNNNNNNNNNNNNNNNNNNNNNNNNNNNNNNNNNNNNNNNNNNNNNNNNNNNNNNNNNNNNNNNNNNNNNNNNNNNNNNNNNNNNNNNNNNNNNNNNNNNNNNNNNNNNNNNNNNNNNNNNNNNNNNNNNNNNNNNNNNNNNNNNNNNNNNNNNNNNNNNNNNNNNNNNNNNNNNNNNNNNNNNNNNNNNNNNNNNNNNNNNNNNNNNNNNNNNNNNNNNNNNNNNNNNNNNNNNNNNNNNNNNNNNNNNNNNNNNNNNNNNNNNNNNNNNNNNNNNNNNNNNNNNNNNNNNNNNNNNNNNNNNNNNNNNNNNNNNNNNNNNNNNNNNNNNNNNNNNNNNNNNNNNNNNNNNNNNNNNNNNNNNNNNNNNNNNNNNNNNNNNNNNNNNNNNNNNNNNNNNNNNNNNNNNNNNNNNNNNNNNNNNNNNNNNNNNNNNNNNNNNNNNNNNNNNNNNNNNNNNNNNNNNNNNNNNNNNNNNNNNNNNNNNNNNNNNNNNNNNNNNNNNNNNNNNNNNNNNNNNNNNNNNNNNNNNNNNNNNNNNNNNNNNNNNNNNNNNNNNNNNNNNNNNNNNNNNNNNNNNNNNNNNNNNNNNNNNNNNNNNNNNNNNNNNNNNNNNNNNNNNNNNNNNNNNNNNNNNNNNNNNNNNNNNNNNNNNNNNNNNNNNNNNNNNNNNNNNNNNNNNNNNNNNNNNNNNNNNNNNNNNNNNNNNNNNNNNNNNNNNNNNNNNNNNNNNNNNNNNNNNNNNNNNNNNNNNNNNNNNNNNNNNNNNNNNNNNNNNNNNNNNNNNNNNNNNNNNNNNNNNNNNNNNNNNNNNNNNNNNNNNNNNNNNNNNNNNNNNNNNNNNNNNNNNNNNNNNNNNNNNNNNNNNNNNNNNNNNNNNNNNNNNNNNNNNNNNNNNNNNNNNNNNNNNNNNNNNNNNNNNNNNNNNNNNNNNNNNNNNNNNNNNNNNNNNNNNNNNNNNNNNNNNNNNNNNNNNNNNNNNNNNNNNNNNNNNNNNNNNNNNNNNNNNNNNNNNNNNNNNNNNNNNNNNNNNNNNNNNNNNNNNNNNNNNNNNNNNNNNNNNNNNNNNNNNNNNNNNNNNNNNNNNNNNNNNNNNNNNNNNNNNNNNNNNNNNNNNNNNNNNNNNNNNNNNNNNNNNNNNNNNNNNNNNNNNNNNNNNNNNNNNNNNNNNNNNNNNNNNNNNNNNNNNNNNNNNNNNNNNNNNNNNNNNNNNNNNNNNNNNNNNNNNNNNNNNNNNNNNNNNNNNNNNNNNNNNNNNNNNNNNNNNNNNNNNNNNNNNNNNNNNNNNNNNNNNNNNNNNNNNNNNNNNNNNNNNNNNNNNNNNNNNNNNNNNNNNNNNNNNNNNNNNNNNNNNNNNNNNNNNNNNNNNNNNNNNNNNNNNNNNNNNNNNNNNNNNNNNNNNNNNNNNNNNNNNNNNNNNNNNNNNNNNNNNNNNNNNNNNNNNNNNNNNNNNNNNNNNNNNNNNNNNNNNNNNNNNNNNNNNNNNNNNNNNNNNNNNNNNNNNNNNNNNNNNNNNNNNNNNNNNNNNNNNNNNNNNNNNNNNNNNNNNNNNNNNNNNNNNNNNNNNNNNNNNNNNNNNNNNNNNNNNNNNNNNNNNNNNNNNNNNNNNNNNNNNNNNNNNNNNNNNNNNNNNNNNNNNNNNNNNNNNNNNNNNNNNNNNNNNNNNNNNNNNNNNNNNNNNNNNNNNNNNNNNNNNNNNNNNNNNNNNNNNNNNNNNNNNNNNNNNNNNNNNNNNNNNNNNNNNNNNNNNNNNNNNNNNNNNNNNNNNNNNNNNNNNNNNNNNNNNNNNNNNNNNNNNNNNNNNNNNNNNNNNNNNNNNNNNNNNNNNNNNNNNNNNNNNNNNNNNNNNNNNNNNNNNNNNNNNNNNNNNNNNNNNNNNNNNNNNNNNNNNNNNNNNNNNNNNNNNNNNNNNNNNNNNNNNNNNNN
The DNA window shown above is from Trachemys scripta elegans isolate TJP31775 chromosome 1, CAS_Tse_1.0, whole genome shotgun sequence and carries:
- the ING3 gene encoding inhibitor of growth protein 3 (The sequence of the model RefSeq protein was modified relative to this genomic sequence to represent the inferred CDS: added 192 bases not found in genome assembly), which translates into the protein MLYLEDYLEMIEQLPMDLRDRFTEMREMDLQVQNAMDQLEQRVNEFFMNAKKNKPEWREEQMTSIKKDYYKALEDADEKVQLANQIYDLVDRHLRKLDQELAKFKMELEADNAGITEILERRSLELDTPSQPVNNHHAHSHTPVEKRKHNPSSHHSTTDHVPEKKFKSEALLSTLTSDASKENTPGCRNSNSSSSSNNAYNANSSQPLASYNLGSLSSGSGAGAITMAAAQAVQATAQMKEGRRTSSLKASYEAFKNNDFQLGREFSLSRDSTGYSSSALASTLTQTLSSSTTDSRSGRKSKNNNKSSSQQSSSSSSSSSLSSCSSSSALAQELSQQTAAIPESDSNNQVDWTYDPNEPRYCICNQVSYGEMVGCDNQDCPIEWFHYGCVGLTEAPKGKWYCPQCTAAMKRRGSRHK